One genomic window of Muntiacus reevesi chromosome 4, mMunRee1.1, whole genome shotgun sequence includes the following:
- the SETD5 gene encoding histone-lysine N-methyltransferase SETD5 isoform X9 — MEVLRDPIKKNSSESKPAQSGFSRGNSLLSCPESVEASPAVNEKSVYSTHNYGTTQRHGCRGLPYATIIPRSDLNGLPSPVEERCGDSPNSEGETVPSWCPCGLSQDGFLLNCDKCRGMSRGKVIRLHRRKQDNISGGDSSATESWDEELSPSTVLYTATQHTPTSITLTVRRTKPKKRKKSPEKGRAAPKTKKIKNSPSETQNLDENTTEGWENRIRLWTDQYEEAFTNQYSADVQNALEQHLHSNKEFVGKPAILDTINKTELACNNTVIGSQMQLQLGRVTRVQKHRKILRAARDLALDTLIIEYRGKVMLRQQFEVNGHFFKKPYPFVLFYSKFNGVEMCVDARTFGNDARFIRRSCTPNAEVRHMIADGMIHLCIYAVSAITKDAEVTIAFDYEYSNCNYKVDCACHKGNRNCPIQKRNPNAAEPPLPPPPSLPTIGAETRRRKARRKELEMEQQNEAPEEDNNQQPEQVPEKVTVSSDHEEIDNPEEKTEEEKEEIADDQENSAHSRRTREDRKVEAIMHAFENLEKRKKRRDQPLEQSSSDIEIAATTSETPLGEETKTEAAEPEASNPASNTAVTSNPQSVGVNTRRSSQTGDVAAEKPVPKPPPAKPSRPRPKSRISRYRTSSAQRLKRQKQAIAQQAELSQAALEEGGNNSSVTPTEAGNVDSSGENRQLTGSDPTVVSVTGSHVNRAATKYPKTKKYLVTEWLNDKAEKQECPVECPLRITTDPTVLATTLNMLPGLIHSPLICTTPKHYIRFGSPFIPERRRRPLLPDGTFSSCKKRWIKQALEEGMTQTSSVPQETRTQHLYQSNENSNSSICKDNADLLSPLKKWKSRYLMEQNVTKLLRPLSPVTPPPPNPGSKSPQLTTPGPSHPEEECRNGYSLMFSPVTSLTTASRCNTPLQFELCHRKDLDLTKAGYLDSNTNSCADRPSLINSGHSDLAPHPSVGPTSETGFTSRSGDGHQTLVRNSDQTFRTEFNLMYAYSPLNAMPRADGLYRGSPLVGDRKPLHLDGGYCSPAEGFPSRYEHGFLKDLSRGSMSPGGERTCEGVPSAPQNPPQRKKVSLLEYRKRKQEAKENSAGGGGDSTQSKSKSAGAGQSGSNSLSDTGAHGVQGSSARTPSSPHKKFSPSHSSMSHLEAVSPSDSRGTSSHCRPQESISSRWMVPTSVERLREGGSIPKVLRSSVRVAQKGEPSPTWESNITEKDSDPADGEGPETLSSALSKGAAVYSPSRYSYQLLQCDSPRTESQSLLQQSSSPFRGHPTQSPGYSYRTTALRPGNPPSHGSSESSLSSTSYSSPAHPVSTDSLAPFTGTPGYYSSQPHSGNSTGSSLPRRSCPSSAASPTPQGPSDSPTSDSVSQSSTGTLSSTSFPQNSRSSLSSDFRTISLPSAGQSAAYQASRVSAVSNSQHYPHRGSGGVHQYRLQPLQGPGVKTQTGLS, encoded by the exons GTGGGGATAGCAGTGCAACAGAAAGCTGGGATGAGGAGCTTTCTCCTTCCACTGTGTTGTATACAGCAACACAGCACACACCTACAAGCATCACCTTAACTGTTAGAAGAACCAAACCCAAGAAGCGGAAAAAGAGTCCAGAAAAGGGTCGTGCAGCACCAAAGACGAAGAAAATCAAG AATTCTCCTTCTGAGACACAGAATTTAGATGAGAATACAACTGAGGGATGGGAAAATCGGATAAGACTATGGACTGATCAGTATGAAGAAGCCTTCACTAATCAGTACAGTGCAGATGTACAGAACGCCCTTGAACAACATCTACACTCTAACAAGGAATTTGTGGGCAAACCTGCTATTTTAGACACTATTAATAAGACTGAATTGGCCTGTAATAATACAGTTATTGGGTCCCAAATGCAG CTACAATTGGGAAGAGTCACTCGTGTTCAGAAGCACCGGAAGATCCTGAGGGCTGCAAGAGATTTGGCTTTGGACACTCTTATAATAGAGTATCGAGGCAAAGTCATGTTACGGCAGCAATTTGAAGTCAATGGGCATTTCTTCAAAAA ACCATACCCCTTTGTGCTCTTCTACTCAAAGTTCAACGGTGTGGAGATGTGTGTGGACGCGCGTACTTTCGGTAATGATGCTCGGTTCATCAGAAGATCATGTACACCAAATGCAGAG GTGCGACACATGATTGCAGATGGGATGATTCATCTCTGTATCTATGCTGTGTCTGCTATCACCAAGGATGCTGAGGTCACCATAGCATTTGATTATGAGTACAGTAACTG TAATTATAAAGTGGACTGTGCATGTCACAAGGGGAACCGGAATTGCCCTATACAAAAAAGGAATCCCAATGCTGCAGAACCACCGCTCCCACCTCCTCCAAGCCTGCCTACCATCGGAGCAGAGACAAGACGTAGAAAAGCACGACGGAAAGAGCTAGAGATGGAGCAGCAGAATGAGGCCCCTGAAGAGGATAACAACCAGCAACCAGAGCAAGTTCCTGAGAAAGTAACTGTATCCAGTGACCATGAG GAAATAGACAAtccagaagaaaaaacagaagaggagaaagaagagattgCAGATGACCAGGAGAACTCAGCTCATAGCAGGAGG ACCCGGGAAGATAGGAAGGTTGAAGCCATCATGCATGCTTTTGAAAacttagagaaaagaaagaagcggCGGGATCAGCCTTTGGAACAAAGCAGTTCTGACATAGAGATTGCTGCCACCACCTCGGAGACTCCTTTGGGAGAGGAAACAAAAACTGAAGCCGCTGAGCCTGAAGCTAGCAACCCTGCCTCAAATACTGCCGTCACAAGCAACCCACAGAGTGTTGGCGTGAACACCCGGCGGTCTTCCCAAACAGGA GATGTTGCTGCAGAAAAACCAGTCCCCAAACCACCTCCAGCAAAGCCTTCTAGGCCCCGACCGAAGAGTCGAATTTCTCGGTACCGGACCAGTTCAGCCCAAAGACTAAAGCGTCAAAAGCAGGCCATTGCACAGCAGGCAGAGTTGTCACAAGCTGCCTTGGAAGAAGGGGGAAATAACAGCTCAGTAACTCCTACTGAAGCTGGAAATGTAGACAGTTCAGGAGAAAACAGGCAATTAACAGGGTCTGACCCAACCGTGGTATCAGTTACTGGATCCCATGTCAACCGTGCTGCAACTAAATACCCCAAAACCAAAAAG taTCTAGTTACAGAATGGTTGAATGACAAAGCCGAGAAGCAAGAATGTCCTGTTGAGTGCCCTTTACGTATCACCACGGACCCAACTGTACTGGCAACAACCCTGAACATGTTACCTGGTCTTATCCATTCCCCGTTAATTTGCACCACCCCCAAACACTACATTCGCTTTGGCTCACCCTTTATCCCTGAGAGGCGTCGAAGGCCACTTCTGCCTGATGGCACATTCAGCTCCTGTAAAAAG cGCTGGATAAAGCAAGCCTTGGAAGAAGGGATGACCCAAACATCATCTGTACCCCAAGAGACTAGAACTCAGCACCTATACCAAAGTAATGAGAACAGTAATTCTAGTATCTGCAAAGACAATGCAG ACTTGTTGAGCCCATTAAAGAAATGGAAGTCTCGCTATCTGATGGAGCAGAATGTCACCAAGTTACTGCGGCCTCTTTCTCCAGTCACACCACCCCCTCCCAATCCAGGCTCAAAGAGCCCCCAGCTGACCACACCTGGCCCATCTCACCCGGAAGAGGAGTGTCGAAATGGATATAGCCTCATGTTCTCACCAGTTACATCTCTTACTACTGCTAGTCGCTGCAATACCCCCCTGCAATTTGAG ctTTGTCACCGAAAAGACCTGGACTTGACAAAAGCAGGCTACCTTGACTCCAACACTAACAGCTGTGCTGACAGACCTTCCCTGATCAACTCGGGTCATTCTGACCTGGCTCCTCATCCCTCTGTTGGACCCACCTCTGAGACTGGTTTTACAAGCAGGAGTGGAGATGGACATCAGACTCTTGTGAGAAACTCGGACCAGACATTTCGGACAGAGTTTAACTTGATGTATGCCTACTCCCCATTGAACGCTATGCCTCGAGCAGATGGATTGTATCGAGGGTCTCCCCTGGTAGGGGATAGAAAGCCTTTACATTTGGATGGGGGCTATTGTTCCCCTGCAGAAGGGTTTCCCAGCAGATATGAACATGGTTTTCTGAAAGACCTCTCTCGTGGATCGATGTCACCTGGTGGTGAAAGGACTTGTGAAGGAGTCCCATCTGCCCCCCAGAACCCACCACAGAGGAAAAAG gTATCCCTGCTGGAGTACCGCAAACGGAAACAAGAAGCCAAGGAAAATTCTGCTGGTGGGGGAGGTGACTCCACACAGAGCAAAAGCAAGTCTGCAGGAGCTGGGCAAAGCGGCAGTAACTCACTTTCTGACACTGGTGCCCATGGTGTGCAGGGATCCTCAGCCCGAACCCCATCTTCCCCTCACAAAAAATTCTCCCCGTCTCATTCCTCTATGTCTCATCTGGAGGCGGTAAGCCCCTCAGATTCCAGAGGCACTTCGTCTCACTGCAGACCTCAAGAGAGTATCAGCAGTAGGTG GATGGTTCCCACATCGGTAGAACGACTCCGAGAAGGAGGGAGCATCCCCAAGGTCCTCCGAAGCAGTGTGAGGGTGGCCCAAAAAGGAGAGCCTTCTCCCACGTGGGAGAGTAACATCACAGAGAAAGACTCAG ACCCTGCGGATGGTGAAGGCCCAGAGACATTGAGCTCAGCACTCTCTAAAGGAGCGGCCGTTTACAGCCCTTCCAGATATAGCTACCAG CTCCTGCAGTGTGATAGTCCACGGACAGAATCACAAAGCCTCCTTCAACAGAGTTCCTCCCCCTTTAGAGGACATCCCACCCAGTCTCCGGGATACAGTTATCGAACTACTGCACTGAGACCTGGGAACCCCCCTTCTCATGGTTCTTCAGAATCCTCCCTCTCTTCCACGTCCTATTCCAGCCCCGCCCACCCTGTGTCCACAGACTCGTTGGCCCCATTTACGGGGACACCAGGGTATTATAGCAGCCAGCCACATTCTGGAAACAGCACCGGCAGCAGTCTTCCAAGGAGGAGCTGCCCTTCTAGTGCTGCTAGCCCTACCCCACAGGGCCCCTCAGACTCGCCGACCTCAGACTCGGTTTCCCAGTCCAGCACAGGAACTCTGAGTTCCACCTCCTTTCCTCAGAACTCTAGGTCGTCATTGTCATCAGACTTCCGGACTATCAGTCTGCCCAGCGCTGGGCAGTCAGCTGCCTACCAGGCCTCCAGGGTATCTGCGGTTTCCAATTCACAGCACTACCCACATCGAGGGAGTGGGGGTGTGCACCAGTACCGACTCCAGCCactgcaggggccgggggtcaAGACTCAGACTGGACTTTCCTAG